In Gossypium arboreum isolate Shixiya-1 chromosome 6, ASM2569848v2, whole genome shotgun sequence, the following are encoded in one genomic region:
- the LOC108485047 gene encoding uncharacterized protein LOC108485047, with amino-acid sequence MDKYLFWAMAQFWNPAYSCFTFGKMDLVPTVEEYTVLLRCLKVQVDKVYSKATSAPSFVKKLKSITGISEQWVTARIQQKGDGRCIPWVSLRDLIVAHPHTKRKVDIFALSIYGLVIFPKALRHIDEAIPDFFDRLDKGVTPVPVILVETFRSLSACRRVSEGRFIGCAQLLLAWFHSDFWKVDKVSYQVFSESYSPLKDIAAMSRRNDISEENWIALLRNFQEEDVEWRAPWFVPDEILYQCGSFDWVPLLGIWSRQFISMTHGLAQSEFTYKEKNYKKKVQEIFDAWKQMHRMKRLAVGSMKTPEYKGWLSKRVNDNIPMPSLEDVHTMEEYLQKLEAEKLREGKRKVEEDLDSLKIVYKKLGMSMRTTGLGKTSEQW; translated from the exons ATGGACAAGTACTTGTTTTGGGCTatggctcagttttggaacccggcgTATAGTTGCTTCACCTTCGGGAAGATGGACTTGgtgcctactgtggaggagtatACAGTTTTGCTTCGTTGTCTAAAGGTTCAAGTCGACAAAGTTTACTCCAAGGCTACTAGTGCCCCATcttttgtaaagaagttaaaGAGTATCACTGGGATAAGTGAACAATGGGTTACAGCTCGAATTCAGCAAAAGGGTGATGGTAGGTGCATTCCTTGGGTAAGTTTGAGGGACCTGATCGTAGCACATCCACATACAAAGAGGAAAGTTGACATATTCGCCTTAAGTATCTATGGTTTGGTGATTTTCCCTAAGGCTTTAAGGCATATAGATGAAGCAATTCCCGATTTCTTTGATCGACTTGATAAAGGGGTCACACCGGTGCCGGTAATTCTTGTTGAGACGTTCAGATccttgagtgcatgtcggagggTAAGTGAAGGTAGATTTATAGGGTGTGCGCAGTTATTGTTGGCTTGGTTCCACAGTGATTTCTGGAAGGTGGATAAGGTTTCCTATCAGGTTTTTTCCGAGAGTTACTCCCCGTTAAAGGATATAGCAGCCATGTCTAGGAGAAATGACATATCAGAAGAAAATTGGATCGCGCTCCTCCGAAATTTTCAGGAAGAGGATGTTGAGTGGAGAGCTCCTTGGTTTGTTCCTGATGAGATCCTCTATCAGTGTGggagttttgattgggtacctctaCTTGGAATTTG GTCGAGGCAGTTTATATCGATGACACATGGATTAGCCCAAAGTGAGTTCACGTATAAGGAGAAGAATTATAAGAAGAAGGTTCAAGAGATTTTTGATGCTTGGAAACAGATGCACCGGATGAAGAGATTGGCTGTTGGATCAATGAAAACTCCTGAATACAAGGGGTGGTTGAGTAaaagagttaatgataatatCCCCATGCCGAGTTTGGAGGATGTTCATACGATGGAAGAATATTTGCAA AAACTCGAGGCCGAGAAGTTGAGAGAAGGGAAAAGAAAGGTTGAGGAAGACCTGGACAGTTTGAAAATTGTTTACAAGAAGCTAGGTATGTCGATGAGAACTACCGGGTTGGGGAAGACGTCAGAGCAGTGGTGA